A genome region from Carya illinoinensis cultivar Pawnee chromosome 2, C.illinoinensisPawnee_v1, whole genome shotgun sequence includes the following:
- the LOC122300074 gene encoding GRF1-interacting factor 3-like: MQQPQQMIPMMPSFPPTNITTEQIQKYLDENKKLILAILDNQNLGKLAECAQYQAQLQKNLMYLAAIADAQPQAPAMPPQMTPHPAMQQGYYMQHSQAAAMAQQPGIFPQKLPLQFNNPHQIQDPQQQLHQQHQQAIQGQMGLRAGGAINSLHAMQNETAHGGGSSGGPPVAGPNDVRGGSKQDGSEAGTAGADGHGTSTAGHGSGNGESSYLKGLEEAK, encoded by the exons ATGCAGCAGCCACAGCAGATGATTCCTATGATGCCTTCATTCCCACCCACAAACATCACCACCGAGCAGATTCAAAAG TACCTTGATGAGAACAAAAAATTGATTCTGGCAATATTGGACAATCAAAACCTTGGAAAACTTGCCGAATGTGCTCA gTACCAAGCTCAGCTTCAAAAGAATTTGATGTATTTAGCTGCAATTGCTGATGCACAACCACAAGCACCAGCAATGCCTCCCCAG ATGACCCCACACCCGGCAATGCAACAAGGGTATTACATGCAACACTCTCAAGCAGCCGCAATGGCTCAGCAACCAGGGATTTTCCCCCAAAAGCTGCCCTTACAATTTAATAACCCACATCAGATCCAGGATCCACAGCAGCAGCTACACCAGCAGCACCAACAGGCCATCCAAGGGCAAATGGGTCTCAGAGCTGGAGGGGCCATCAATAGCTTGCATGCCATGCAGAATGAGACTGCCCATGGAGGTGGCAGCAGTGGTGGTCCACCTGTTGCAGGCCCAAATGACGTAAGGGGAGGAAGCAAGCAAGATGGCTCTGAGGCTGGGACAGCTGGTGCTGATGGCCATGGAACCTCAACTGCTGGGCATGGCAGTGGTAATGGAGAATCTTCTTACTTAAAGGGGTTGGAGGAAGCGAAGTAA